From Thermodesulfobacteriota bacterium, one genomic window encodes:
- a CDS encoding acetyl-coenzyme A synthetase N-terminal domain-containing protein yields the protein MEVKAKPIEALLEEARSFPPPKKLRASAHVKDNSVYKKAERNREAFWEGFAKELHWYKKWKKVLDWKAPYSKWFVGGKINV from the coding sequence GTGGAAGTTAAGGCAAAACCCATTGAAGCCCTTCTAGAGGAAGCAAGGTCTTTTCCACCTCCTAAAAAACTTAGGGCGAGCGCCCATGTAAAGGATAACTCGGTTTATAAAAAAGCGGAGCGTAACCGGGAGGCATTCTGGGAGGGTTTTGCAAAGGAGCTTCACTGGTATAAGAAGTGGAAAAAGGTGCTCGATTGGAAAGCGCCATACTCCAAGTGGTTTGTTGGAGGGAAAATAAACGTC
- a CDS encoding sigma-54 dependent transcriptional regulator encodes MKRNILIVEDDEIFLKPLLKNIERAGYRVATVDNAKAALSLLREEDFDLIITDKKLPDMDGVEFIKQVKAENADLAIIMMTAYGTIESAVEVMKLGAEDYLVKPFSNEEMLMAIEKALKWQELSFANKYRINKYSKRFTFENIVAQSKKMMKIFELTKSILDLDTTIIIYGETGTGKELLANAIHFNSPRREKPFIKVNCAAIPDELFESELFGFKKGAFTGANENKRGLFQMANGGTILLDEIGEMPFKLQAKLLRVIEDKKVISLGSERSVDIDVRIIATTNKNLEVEVEKGNFRRDLFYRLNIMPIELPPLRERKEDIPLLAVFFLKKYANKFNKTIKSISEEAIGTLVNYSWPGNVRELENIIERAIIIEDGEIITDIENLLSTRKETNSVDLSASFKEAKIKVVEDFERTYISGLLEIYGGKITTAAKHANMDVKNFWEKMKKYEIKRDAFSE; translated from the coding sequence ATGAAAAGAAATATTTTAATAGTTGAAGACGACGAGATTTTTCTAAAACCACTTCTAAAAAATATCGAACGCGCGGGATACCGAGTAGCAACTGTAGACAATGCTAAAGCGGCACTCAGTCTTTTAAGAGAAGAGGATTTCGACCTAATAATTACTGACAAAAAGCTTCCAGATATGGACGGAGTGGAATTCATAAAGCAGGTTAAGGCAGAGAATGCAGATTTAGCAATTATTATGATGACCGCTTACGGCACTATTGAATCTGCGGTTGAGGTAATGAAGCTTGGAGCCGAGGATTACTTGGTAAAGCCCTTCTCGAACGAAGAGATGCTAATGGCAATTGAAAAAGCCCTAAAGTGGCAGGAACTTAGCTTTGCTAATAAATACCGAATAAATAAGTATAGCAAGCGTTTTACGTTTGAAAACATAGTTGCTCAGAGCAAAAAAATGATGAAAATTTTTGAACTTACGAAGAGCATACTGGATCTCGACACCACCATTATTATCTACGGTGAAACCGGCACCGGCAAAGAGCTTCTTGCTAATGCCATTCACTTTAATAGTCCGCGACGAGAAAAACCTTTCATTAAGGTTAATTGCGCGGCAATTCCAGACGAGCTTTTTGAAAGCGAGCTTTTTGGTTTTAAAAAAGGTGCATTCACTGGGGCAAATGAGAATAAAAGAGGGCTTTTTCAAATGGCAAACGGAGGGACTATTCTACTCGACGAAATAGGAGAGATGCCATTCAAACTTCAAGCCAAACTTCTCAGGGTGATCGAAGATAAAAAGGTTATAAGTCTAGGCAGTGAAAGAAGTGTAGACATTGACGTGAGGATTATCGCCACTACCAATAAGAATCTAGAGGTAGAGGTGGAAAAAGGAAATTTTAGAAGAGACCTCTTCTACAGGTTAAATATCATGCCTATCGAATTACCACCCCTTAGAGAAAGAAAAGAGGACATACCCCTTCTTGCAGTATTTTTCCTTAAGAAATATGCTAATAAGTTTAATAAGACTATAAAATCTATCTCAGAGGAAGCGATCGGCACTTTAGTTAACTATTCTTGGCCTGGAAATGTTAGAGAACTGGAGAACATAATTGAAAGGGCCATTATTATCGAGGATGGAGAGATAATCACCGATATTGAGAACCTATTATCAACGAGAAAGGAGACGAATTCAGTTGACCTTTCTGCAAGCTTCAAAGAGGCCAAGATCAAGGTGGTCGAGGATTTTGAGAGAACTTATATATCTGGACTCCTAGAAATCTATGGAGGGAAAATTACGACAGCGGCAAAACATGCAAATATGGACGTAAAAAACTTCTGGGAAAAGATGAAGAAATACGAAATCAAAAGAGATGCGTTTTCTGAATAG